A genome region from Bacteroides stercoris ATCC 43183 includes the following:
- a CDS encoding FimB/Mfa2 family fimbrial subunit → MKPIRTAILTASYACLAFLHVSCVREDTGDCMQYEIHVRVVDAAGNDLTQSGVLEKSEVYLFGENGFVRMVPAGVSSDYLFGNHKEARLTLVAWGNIKEDTLITAKIKPGTLLEEARLKLKQHAEGSHLPVTDLFYCRKELNNTATRSIQEEKITLVMEKMTAGLSIRTRYLAERYPYQGETYTFIVRGTGSEVDFMGKVTGENARYKPPTFTDEQGDAYAPPFRIFPTQEEECIEVEIYRGQEKLCTITQDNELHLLRAEAGKQTDIEIDFRKTEIRVFVKVLPWGEVEQETEM, encoded by the coding sequence ATGAAACCTATCCGCACAGCCATACTTACGGCATCGTATGCCTGCCTTGCCTTTCTGCACGTATCATGCGTGCGGGAAGACACCGGAGACTGCATGCAGTACGAAATACACGTGCGGGTAGTGGATGCGGCAGGTAATGATCTCACCCAAAGCGGTGTACTGGAGAAATCGGAAGTGTATCTTTTCGGAGAAAACGGTTTTGTACGCATGGTTCCTGCAGGAGTGTCATCAGACTATCTTTTCGGAAACCACAAAGAAGCACGGCTTACCCTCGTAGCGTGGGGAAACATCAAGGAAGATACCCTGATTACCGCCAAAATCAAACCGGGGACCCTGCTAGAGGAAGCACGCCTGAAACTGAAACAACATGCCGAAGGAAGCCATTTACCTGTTACTGACCTCTTTTACTGCCGCAAGGAGCTGAACAACACCGCTACAAGGAGCATACAAGAGGAAAAAATCACGCTGGTTATGGAAAAAATGACCGCAGGGTTGAGCATACGGACACGCTATCTTGCAGAACGCTATCCGTATCAGGGAGAAACCTATACCTTCATTGTACGGGGAACGGGTTCCGAAGTGGATTTCATGGGAAAAGTAACCGGAGAAAACGCAAGATACAAACCACCAACCTTTACAGATGAGCAAGGAGATGCCTATGCTCCGCCCTTTCGCATATTTCCAACCCAAGAAGAAGAATGTATCGAAGTGGAAATATACAGAGGGCAGGAAAAACTATGCACCATTACGCAGGATAACGAGCTACACCTCTTACGAGCGGAAGCCGGAAAGCAAACTGACATTGAAATAGATTTCAGAAAGACCGAAATAAGAGTATTCGTAAAAGTACTGCCATGGGGAGAAGTGGAACAGGAAACGGAAATGTAA